From the genome of Leguminivora glycinivorella isolate SPB_JAAS2020 chromosome 26, LegGlyc_1.1, whole genome shotgun sequence, one region includes:
- the LOC125239618 gene encoding gastrula zinc finger protein XlCGF57.1-like, whose amino-acid sequence MEELHSCSCCLVRPPEKGLRTLYKHLGKTEIYYEMLKDCFDINLGIGNDECGICEVCVGRLRDASDFKLQVQRSQARLHARLKGVLTASDKFKIKFEKASADESITNDIKLEKSEVEMADGEVVSVAIYGGPPAPSAQPVPAPTDRVSSASDPTLTNLDSVEPAPISTRGKHECDICHKTFKNPNAKTKLIIHRRTHTGEKPYSCNVCDKRFAQKSHLNSHYAYHIGKFKFSCEQCDTKFTQRNQWVVHMRIHTGERPYSCEICNKTFKQKGHLTVHKKNHSKYDPSCIEPGELAIKTECVEELKNQLITELKFFPCDICKKQFAEEKYLNVHLKHHPGDYPFACETCDRKFKSQSALDIHKYDHIGGKPFKCEECSKRYTSKSALRLHARIHSDDYRFQCDVCNKRFLHKDAMIIHMRVHTGEKPYTCAICQRKFPYRCGLKSHLLVQHKQIMDKQFCCDICGKRFALQGTLSKHMNKHAEKERAEQAIKEGRQDDLKTFMCEICSKRFSTKGILRNHREIHNEDKPFECEVCQKKFRMKKYLEDHMKVHESFKQHACEVCGQQFRHKSALTVHIRRMHSDIRPHCCNVCKKAFPVLAELKAHYRVHSGERPYACEICYKKFQRHNGVKKHLISVHHEKPSKFIKLKEYNNPY is encoded by the exons ATGGAAGAGCTGCACTCATGTAGTTGTTGCTTGGTGCGGCCTCCGGAGAAGGGCCTCAGGACGTTATATAAACATCTCGGCAAAACTGAGATTTATTATGAAATGCTGAAAGACTGTTTCGATATAAAT CTCGGCATTGGAAATGACGAGTGTGGGATCTGTGAGGTGTGCGTGGGCCGGCTGCGGGACGCGAGTGACTTCAAGCTGCAAGTGCAGCGCAGTCAGGCCCGGCTGCATGCTCGGCTCAAGGGTGTGCTTACTGCCA GTGACAAGTTCAAAATCAAATTTGAGAAAGCATCTGCAGATGAAAGTATCACTA atgACATCAAGCTGGAGAAATCCGAGGTAGAGATGGCTGACGGGGAGGTTGTGTCAG TGGCAATTTACGGCGGACCTCCAGCGCCTTCAGCGCAACCCGTTCCTGCCCCAACCGACCGAGTTTCTTCTGCATCAGATCCAACCCTCACCAACCTCGATTCTGTCGAACCAGCTCCGATTTCAACTCGCGGTAAACACGAGTGCGACATATGTCACAAAACATTCAAGAACCCAAACGCGAAAACTAAACTCATAATTCACCGCCGCACCCACACTGGCGAGAAACCGTACTCGTGCAATGTATGCGACAAAAGATTCGCACAAAAAAGCCACTTAAATAGTCATTACGCGTACCACATCGGGAAGTTCAAATTCTCTTGCGAACAATGTGACACGAAATTCACGCAGAGAAACCAATGGGTGGTACATATGCGGATACACACGGGTGAAAGACCGTATTCTTGTGAAATATGCAACAAGACATTCAAGCAAAAAGGACACTTAACCGTTCATAAGAAAAATCATTCGAAATATGATCCTAGTTGCATAGAGCCCGGAGAGTTAGCAATAAAAACAGAGTGTGTAGAAGAATTAAAAAATCAATTAATCACAGAACTTAAGTTTTTTCCATGTGACATATGCAAAAAACAATTCGCAGAAGAAAAGtatttaaatgttcatttaAAACATCATCCTGGTGATTATCCATTCGCCTGTGAAACTTGTGATAGAAAATTCAAGTCGCAGTCTGCTTTAGATATCCATAAGTATGATCACATTGGGGGGAAACCATTTAAGTGTGAAGAATGCAGTAAAAGATATACATCAAAAAGCGCTTTAAGACTTCACGCGAGAATTCATTCTGATGACTATAGGTTTCAGTGCGATGTGTGTAATAAACGATTTCTACATAAAGACGCTATGATCATACACATGCGTGTACACACTGGTGAAAAGCCTTATACCTGTGCGATATGCCAAAGAAAGTTCCCATATAGATGTGGCTTAAAGAGTCATTTATTAGTACAACATAAACAAATAATGGACAAACAATTCTGTTGCGATATTTGTGGGAAACGATTTGCACTGCAAGGGACGTTAAGTAAACATATGAATAAACACGCTGAGAAAGAAAGGGCAGAACAGGCTATCAAGGAAGGGAGACAGGATGATCTCAAAACGTTTATGTGCGAGATATGTAGCAAACGGTTTTCAACGAAAGGTATCTTGAGAAACCATAGAGAAATACACAATGAAGACAAACCTTTTGAATGCGAAGTGTGCCAAAAGAAATTTCGGATGAAGAAGTATTTAGAAGACCACATGAAGGTTCACGAGAGTTTTAAACAGCACGCTTGCGAAGTATGTGGCCAACAGTTTAGACACAAGTCTGCCTTAACGGTTCATATTCGGCGAATGCATTCGGATATCAGGCCACATTGTTGTAATGTTTGTAAAAAGGCTTTTCCGGTACTTGCTGAGTTGAAGGCGCATTATCGAGTACACAGTGGTGAAAGACCCTACGCCTGCGAAATATGCTATAAGAAATTTCAGCGCCATAATGGAGTTAAGAAACACCTAATAAGTGTTCATCATGAGAAACCTTCCaagtttattaaattaaaagagTATAATAATCCTTACTGA
- the LOC125240091 gene encoding zinc finger protein ZFP2-like: protein MEQLHSCTCCLVRPPEKGLKIMYKHLDKTEVYYDMLRDCFDINLSMANEECGICEVCVGRLRDATDFKQQVQSSQTKLQARLKKGVMSSNKIEIKVEKAPEGETIIRDIKMEKADVEIADDDDEFALDSVAIQNGPTTSTTTQHNPSPSVSNSTLTDHEHSQSTSTSQSKRQACDICQKKFADRYHLAIHRRSHTGEKPFACSVCDKRFIQKATLNIHYALHLGKFNFSCEVCHERFLHKNQYILHMRIHTGEKPFACDICDKKYRQKGELTIHKRSHFNTDTVDKKYACDVCGKRFALQGNLFNHKERHEKEEKAKKEGKQKDPKPYECDICFKRFSLKGILKVHKEIHSQGPPLECDVCHKKFQLKRYLENHIKVHEETKEHACEICGQQFTHRASFKRHIRNHTEEKPFACEVCQKRFDRSATLRDHMLIHAGIKLHTCKVCNKEFRLKSTLDIHMRRLHTDERPYTCDVCQKGFPELSALKYHYMSHTGEKPFGCEICPMKFARRSHLKRHLTSVHKETLS from the exons ATGGAGCAGTTACATTCATGTACTTGCTGCCTGGTGCGGCCGCCGGAAAAGGGCCTTAAGATTATGTATAAACATCTCGACAAAACAGAGGTATATTACGACATGCTGAGAGACTGCTTCGATATTAAT CTCAGCATGGCAAATGAGGAGTGTGGCATCTGCGAGGTGTGTGTGGGACGGCTGCGGGACGCAACTGACTTCAAGCAGCAAGTGCAAAGCAGCCAGACAAAGCTGCAGGCAAGGCTTAAGAAAGGGGTAATGTCAA GTAACAAGATAGAAATCAAGGTGGAAAAAGCCCCTGAAGGTGAAACAATTATAC GCGATATCAAGATGGAGAAGGCTGATGTCGAGATAGCAGATGACGACGATGAGTTCGCTTTAG ATTCAGTGGCTATACAAAACGGACCGACGACATCTACCACTACACAGCACAACCCCAGTCCTTCAGTGTCGAATTCGACCCTCACCGACCACGAGCATTCCCAGTCAACTTCAACCAGCCAATCGAAACGGCAAGCGTGTGACATATGCCAAAAAAAGTTCGCAGACCGATATCATCTAGCCATCCATCGCCGCTCACACACTGGAGAAAAGCCTTTCGCATGCAGCGTATGCGACAAAAGATTCATACAAAAAGCAACCTTAAATATTCATTACGCACTCCACCTGGGGAAGTTTAACTTCTCTTGCGAAGTATGTCACGAGAGATTCCTTCATAAAAACCAATACATCTTACACATGCGGATACACACTGGTGAAAAACCGTTCGCCTGTGATATATGCGATAAGAAATATAGACAAAAAGGCGAATTAACTATTCATAAAAGAAGTCATTTCAATACTGATACCGTGGACAAAAAGTATGCTTGCGACGTTTGTGGGAAACGATTTGCACTACAAGGGAATTTATTTAATCATAAAGAACGACACGAGAAAGAGGAAAAGGCAAAGAAAGAAGGGAAACAGAAGGATCCAAAACCATACGAGTGTGACATATGTTTCAAACGGTTTTCGTTGAAAGGTATTTTAAAAGTTCATAAAGAAATACACTCACAAGGACCCCCTTTAGAATGCGATGTGTGTCATAAGAAATTTCAGTTGAAGAGGTATTTAGAAAATCACATAAAAGTGCACGAAGAGACGAAGGAACACGCCTGTGAAATTTGTGGCCAACAATTTACACACAGGGCGAGTTTTAAACGTCATATTAGAAATCACACGGAAGAAAAACCCTTCGCCTGTGAAGTATGTCAGAAGCGATTTGATCGCTCTGCAACTTTACGAGACCACATGCTTATACATGCCGGGATTAAGCTACACACTTGTAAAGTATGTAATAAAGAATTTAGATTAAAGTCGACACTAGACATTCATATGCGACGATTGCACACCGACGAACGACCATATACCTGCGATGTGTGTCAAAAGGGGTTCCCTGAGCTATCCGCCTTAAAATACCATTATATGTCGCATACTGGAGAAAAGCCGTTCGGTTGTGAAATATGTCCAATGAAATTTGCTCGACGTTCTCATCTCAAAAGACATCTCACAAGTGTTCATAAAGAGACACTTTCCTAA
- the LOC125239620 gene encoding zinc finger protein 235-like isoform X2: MEELHSCSCCLVHPPAKGLKIVYKHLGKTEIYYEMLRDCFNINLGLGNDECGICEVCVGRLREASDFKLQVQRCQAELHARLKGVITASNKLKIKLEKASGEETILNDIKVEKSEVEMADGEIVSVALHKQPRTPSAEPVVPTSSPTSARDPTQNNLDNSELAPVPSHPKEHTCDICQKTFDNPNAKFKLTIHRRCHTGEKPYACNVCDKRFVQKSHLNTHYAYHMGKFKFSCEVCNARFLHKNQWIVHMRIHTGERPYACDMCNKKYREKSHLTFHKKSHFKSDPVDKKYDCDVCGKRFALQGNFYKHKALHDKNEKEKNEGKQEDPKPYECEICHKQFALKGVLKNHREIHTNETPFECETCHKKFRVKKYLEVHMKVHENTKQHACEVCGQQFTHRSSFKRHIEIHKGDKRFSCEICHKRFGRSTILRNHMLIHSGLKLHSCKVCDKQFRHKNALYIHVRRLHTDERPYPCDICKKGFAELSALKFHYRTHTGEKPYVCEICQMKFVRPEGVRKHLIRVHNEKPNKFVVIK; the protein is encoded by the exons ATGGAGGAATTACATTCGTGTAGTTGTTGCCTGGTGCATCCTCCAGCAAAGGGGCTCAAAATTGTGTATAAACATCTCGGCAAAACAGAGATATACTACGAAATGCTAAGAGACTGctttaatataaat CTAGGTTTGGGGAATGATGAATGTGGCATCTGCGAGGTGTGCGTGGGGCGGCTGCGGGAGGCGAGCGACTTCAAGCTGCAAGTGCAGCGCTGCCAGGCTGAACTACATGCACGACTCAAGGGAGTCATCACTGCAA GTAACAAGTTAAAAATCAAGTTGGAAAAAGCTTCTGGGGAAGAAACAATTTTAA ATGATATTAAAGTGGAAAAGTCAGAGGTCGAGATGGCAGATGGCGAAATCGTTTCAG TGGCCTTACACAAGCAACCGAGAACGCCTTCAGCAGAACCCGTTGTGCCAACGTCCAGCCCTACATCTGCGCGCGATCCTACTCAAAATAACCTTGACAATTCCGAGCTAGCTCCAGTTCCCAGTCACCCTAAAGAACACACCTGCGATATATGCCAAAAAACCTTCGACAACCCAAATGCAAAATTTAAACTGACAATCCATCGCCGCTGCCACACCGGAGAGAAACCTTACGCATGCAACGTGTGCGATAAAAGATTCGTACAAAAAAGCCACTTGAATACTCATTACGCCTACCACATGGGAAAATTCAAATTCTCCTGCGAAGTATGTAACGCGCGATTCCTCCATAAAAACCAGTGGATCGTACATATGCGGATACACACCGGGGAAAGACCTTACGCGTGTGATATGTGCAACAAAAAATACAGAGAAAAAAGCCACTTGACTTTTCATAAAAAGAGTCATTTCAAATCTGATCCTGTCGACAAAAAGTACGATTGTGATGTTTGTGGGAAACGGTTTGCTTTACAAGGAAATTTTTACAAACATAAGGCACTACATGATAAAAAcgagaaagaaaaaaatgaagGAAAACAGGAGGACCCAAAACCATACGAGTGTGAAATATGTCACAAACAGTTTGCATTAAAAGGTGTCTTGAAAAATCATAGAGAAATACATACTAATGAAACACCCTTCGAATGTGAAACGTGTCATAAGAAATTCCGAGTGAAGAAGTATTTAGAGGTGCATATGAAGGTACACGAAAACACAAAGCAACACGCCTGTGAAGTTTGTGGCCAACAATTTACTCACAGATCGAGTTTTAAACGTCATATTGAAATACACAAAGGCGACAAACGCTTCTCCTGTGAAATATGTCACAAGCGATTTGGACGCTCAACAATTTTGCGAAATCACATGCTTATACATAGCGGGCTGAAGCTACACTCTTGTAAAGTGTGCGACAAGCAATTTAGACATAAGAATGCTTTATATATACATGTGAGGAGACTGCACACCGACGAACGACCATATCCTTGCGATATATGTAAAAAAGGGTTTGCTGAATTATCCGCCTTGAAATTCCATTATAGAACTCATACTGGAGAGAAACCATATGTTTGTGAAATTTGTCAAATGAAATTTGTTCGACCTGAAGGTGTTAGGAAACATCTGATACGTGTTCATAATGAGAAACCTAATAAATTTGTGGTAATCAAATAA
- the LOC125239620 gene encoding zinc finger protein 235-like isoform X1, with protein MEELHSCSCCLVHPPAKGLKIVYKHLGKTEIYYEMLRDCFNINLGLGNDECGICEVCVGRLREASDFKLQVQRCQAELHARLKGVITASNKLKIKLEKASGEETILNDIKVEKSEVEMADGEIVSVSVALHKQPRTPSAEPVVPTSSPTSARDPTQNNLDNSELAPVPSHPKEHTCDICQKTFDNPNAKFKLTIHRRCHTGEKPYACNVCDKRFVQKSHLNTHYAYHMGKFKFSCEVCNARFLHKNQWIVHMRIHTGERPYACDMCNKKYREKSHLTFHKKSHFKSDPVDKKYDCDVCGKRFALQGNFYKHKALHDKNEKEKNEGKQEDPKPYECEICHKQFALKGVLKNHREIHTNETPFECETCHKKFRVKKYLEVHMKVHENTKQHACEVCGQQFTHRSSFKRHIEIHKGDKRFSCEICHKRFGRSTILRNHMLIHSGLKLHSCKVCDKQFRHKNALYIHVRRLHTDERPYPCDICKKGFAELSALKFHYRTHTGEKPYVCEICQMKFVRPEGVRKHLIRVHNEKPNKFVVIK; from the exons ATGGAGGAATTACATTCGTGTAGTTGTTGCCTGGTGCATCCTCCAGCAAAGGGGCTCAAAATTGTGTATAAACATCTCGGCAAAACAGAGATATACTACGAAATGCTAAGAGACTGctttaatataaat CTAGGTTTGGGGAATGATGAATGTGGCATCTGCGAGGTGTGCGTGGGGCGGCTGCGGGAGGCGAGCGACTTCAAGCTGCAAGTGCAGCGCTGCCAGGCTGAACTACATGCACGACTCAAGGGAGTCATCACTGCAA GTAACAAGTTAAAAATCAAGTTGGAAAAAGCTTCTGGGGAAGAAACAATTTTAA ATGATATTAAAGTGGAAAAGTCAGAGGTCGAGATGGCAGATGGCGAAATCGTTTCAG TTTCAGTGGCCTTACACAAGCAACCGAGAACGCCTTCAGCAGAACCCGTTGTGCCAACGTCCAGCCCTACATCTGCGCGCGATCCTACTCAAAATAACCTTGACAATTCCGAGCTAGCTCCAGTTCCCAGTCACCCTAAAGAACACACCTGCGATATATGCCAAAAAACCTTCGACAACCCAAATGCAAAATTTAAACTGACAATCCATCGCCGCTGCCACACCGGAGAGAAACCTTACGCATGCAACGTGTGCGATAAAAGATTCGTACAAAAAAGCCACTTGAATACTCATTACGCCTACCACATGGGAAAATTCAAATTCTCCTGCGAAGTATGTAACGCGCGATTCCTCCATAAAAACCAGTGGATCGTACATATGCGGATACACACCGGGGAAAGACCTTACGCGTGTGATATGTGCAACAAAAAATACAGAGAAAAAAGCCACTTGACTTTTCATAAAAAGAGTCATTTCAAATCTGATCCTGTCGACAAAAAGTACGATTGTGATGTTTGTGGGAAACGGTTTGCTTTACAAGGAAATTTTTACAAACATAAGGCACTACATGATAAAAAcgagaaagaaaaaaatgaagGAAAACAGGAGGACCCAAAACCATACGAGTGTGAAATATGTCACAAACAGTTTGCATTAAAAGGTGTCTTGAAAAATCATAGAGAAATACATACTAATGAAACACCCTTCGAATGTGAAACGTGTCATAAGAAATTCCGAGTGAAGAAGTATTTAGAGGTGCATATGAAGGTACACGAAAACACAAAGCAACACGCCTGTGAAGTTTGTGGCCAACAATTTACTCACAGATCGAGTTTTAAACGTCATATTGAAATACACAAAGGCGACAAACGCTTCTCCTGTGAAATATGTCACAAGCGATTTGGACGCTCAACAATTTTGCGAAATCACATGCTTATACATAGCGGGCTGAAGCTACACTCTTGTAAAGTGTGCGACAAGCAATTTAGACATAAGAATGCTTTATATATACATGTGAGGAGACTGCACACCGACGAACGACCATATCCTTGCGATATATGTAAAAAAGGGTTTGCTGAATTATCCGCCTTGAAATTCCATTATAGAACTCATACTGGAGAGAAACCATATGTTTGTGAAATTTGTCAAATGAAATTTGTTCGACCTGAAGGTGTTAGGAAACATCTGATACGTGTTCATAATGAGAAACCTAATAAATTTGTGGTAATCAAATAA